Within the Sporohalobacter salinus genome, the region CTCTCCTTTCTTTGTAGTTATGTTTTAGTGGGTTAAAACTATTATACTCCTAGGAAGGAGAGGGGTTCAAGTTTCATATAACTTAACAGAACTTTGAGAAGTATTTGGAGCCGCTATATGAAATTCTGAATAACCATGAGAAAAAGGAAAAGAGTCTAATACCAATTTTACAGGATGTTCAGAATGAATATGATTATCTTCCAGAGGCAGTTCTTAGGAGAGTAGCTACAGAAATTGGAATGTCATTAAGTCAGGTTTATGGAGTAGCAACGTTTTATTCCCAATTTCATTTAGAACCAAGAGGTGACAACATTATTAGGGTATGTATGGGGACTGCTTGCCATGTAAGGGGAGGAGAAGATATCCTTAATAAGATTGAAGAAGAATTAGGAGTTGATGAAGGTGAAACTACTGATGATCTTAAATTTACTTTAGAATCAGTAGCTTGTATTGGGGCTTGTGGATTAGCTCCTGTAATTATGATTAATGATGATACTCATGGACGTCTTACCCCTGACAAAGTACCAGAAATATTAGAGCAATATCAATAAGTTAAATATTTAACTTGCGGAGGTGATCAATTGTGAAGTCATTAGAAGAATTAAATGAATTAAAAGAAAAGGTGCAAAAGGATTTGAACACAAGAAAAAGTGAAGGTAAACCTAAAGTAATTGTAGGTATGGGGACTTGTGGTATTGCAGCAGGAGCAAGAAAGATTATGCAGGCACTTTTGGATGAAATCAACAAGAGAGATTTGGATGTAATTGTTTCTCAGACTGGTTGTATCGGTATGTGCGAAAAAGAGCCATTAGTTGATGTTAAACTGCCGGGGAAAGATAGAATTACGTATGGCAGAGTGACTGAAGAGGATGCACAGCGAATAATAGTAGAACATGTAGTTAACGGTAATATTGTAGAAGATTTAGTGGAGGCTAAATTAGAAGAGTAATTACTAGGCTTTAAAGGAGGTATAATATAATGTCAGAATCTATTTATAGATCGCATATTTTGGTATGTGGAGGAACGGGATGTGTTTCTTCAGGCTGTAAAGAAGTACAGGAATCTCTAAAGGATGAATTGAAGAAACAAGATTTAATAGATGAAATAAAGATTGTCGAAACTGGATGTCATGGTTTTTGTGAAAAAGGACCAATTTTAATTATTTATCCTGAAGGGGTATTTTATTGTGAAGTACAGCCTGGTGATATGGAAGAATTAG harbors:
- the nuoE gene encoding NADH-quinone oxidoreductase subunit NuoE, producing MEPLYEILNNHEKKEKSLIPILQDVQNEYDYLPEAVLRRVATEIGMSLSQVYGVATFYSQFHLEPRGDNIIRVCMGTACHVRGGEDILNKIEEELGVDEGETTDDLKFTLESVACIGACGLAPVIMINDDTHGRLTPDKVPEILEQYQ
- a CDS encoding NAD(P)H-dependent oxidoreductase subunit E, with protein sequence MKSLEELNELKEKVQKDLNTRKSEGKPKVIVGMGTCGIAAGARKIMQALLDEINKRDLDVIVSQTGCIGMCEKEPLVDVKLPGKDRITYGRVTEEDAQRIIVEHVVNGNIVEDLVEAKLEE